The Candidatus Anoxymicrobium japonicum genome includes the window TCGAGCTGAACGTGCCGTTCGAGATCACCTCATGCAAGGTTGACGGTCGATCGGTAAAGGTCGAGCCGCATGCGCGAAGTCTGGAAGTGCCACCGGACGCCAGAAAAGTTGTGGTCAAGCTGGCGCGCTGATGGCAGGGCTCATGTTTTTGCCATCTGGCACGATTGTGTTATTATCACTTTTTATTGAACGAAGGATGTGAAAACGTGTCAAACGTGTGTGACATATGCGGAAAGAAACCTCATTTCGGCTTTAACGTGAGCCATTCGCATAAAAAAACAAAAAAGCGCTGGACTCCCAACGTCCACAAAATGCGCATCGTTGTCAACGGCAGCCCGCGCAACGCGCGTGTCTGTTCCAGGTGTCTAAAAAGAGGCAATATCCAGAAAGCGTAAAAACGCATAATGGGGTCAAACCAAATTATGCGTTTTTATGGGCGCTCCCATTTATCTGTTGCAAAACGCATAATTTGGTTTGATTTGACCCTATTATGCGTTTATCGAGGGGTTTGCGCAGGAGACTCCTTTTCCGGGGGAAACCGCGCGTTGTATCCCGGCCATGGTAAACGATCGAGCCTCGGTCACCGCGTCCTTCAACGCCATCCCTTTTGCCAGGTGTGCCGTTATCGCCGCCGAGAGCAAACAGCCGGTGCCGTGAACTTTCAGACCCTCGATCCAGTTCGAGACGCAGACGTCAATATCTTCGCCATCGTAGAAGACATCGGCCGCCAGCGCCTCTCCTTTCTCGACAATCTTTAGGCCTGTGATCAACGCTGAGCGCGCGCCCATCGCCACAAGCCTCATGGCGGCCGCCCACGCGTCCTTGACGTCAGAGACCGCGAAGCCGCACAGACTCTCCGCCTCGAGAGCGTTCGGGGTCACAAGCGACGAGCGCGGCAGAAGATGCCTGGCGATAGCGTCCATCCCGTCCTCGTCGAGCAGGCACCCGCCAGATCCGCCAACCACGACAGGATCTACTACCAGTGGGCCGGAGTACTCCTTCTCGAAGAAAGCGCCCACAGCCTTCACGACGGCGGCGCTCCCCAGCGCGCCCGTCTTGATCGCGTTGGGGATACCGTCCGCGAAGAGCTCTTCGAGTTGCCCGCGCACGACGCCGACAGGGACGT containing:
- the thiD gene encoding bifunctional hydroxymethylpyrimidine kinase/phosphomethylpyrimidine kinase, which codes for MTTFSNEDSGDDPRKPQPGLRTALSVAGLDPSGGAGIVADVRTFDALGVYPMAVAATLTFQSTLGVKGRFDVPVGVVRGQLEELFADGIPNAIKTGALGSAAVVKAVGAFFEKEYSGPLVVDPVVVGGSGGCLLDEDGMDAIARHLLPRSSLVTPNALEAESLCGFAVSDVKDAWAAAMRLVAMGARSALITGLKIVEKGEALAADVFYDGEDIDVCVSNWIEGLKVHGTGCLLSAAITAHLAKGMALKDAVTEARSFTMAGIQRAVSPGKGVSCANPSINA
- the rpmB gene encoding 50S ribosomal protein L28; this encodes MSNVCDICGKKPHFGFNVSHSHKKTKKRWTPNVHKMRIVVNGSPRNARVCSRCLKRGNIQKA